One genomic region from Ralstonia pickettii DTP0602 encodes:
- a CDS encoding pyruvate dehydrogenase subunit beta (K00162: PDHB, pdhB; pyruvate dehydrogenase E1 component subunit beta [EC:1.2.4.1]), whose translation MARKLSIKLAINEAIDQEMTRDPSVIMLGEDIVGGAGADGEKDAWGGVLGVTKGLYAKHGDRLLDTPLSESAYVGAAIGAAACGMRPIAELMFIDFMGVCFDQIFNQAAKFRYMFGGKAETPVVIRAMVGAGFRAAAQHSQMLTPLFTHIPGLKVVCPSTPYDTKGLLIQAIRDNDPVIFCEHKNLYGLEGEVPEGAYAIPFGEANIVRDGKDVSIVTYGLMVHRSLEAAAALAKEGIEAEVIDLRTLSPLDMDTVLESVENTGRLVVVDEASPRCNIATDISAQVAQQAFGALKAGIEMVCPPHTPVPFSPTLEDLYIPSAAQIADAARKTIKGGKH comes from the coding sequence ATGGCTCGCAAACTGAGCATCAAGCTGGCGATCAACGAGGCGATCGACCAGGAAATGACCCGCGACCCCAGCGTCATCATGCTGGGCGAAGATATCGTCGGTGGTGCCGGCGCGGACGGCGAGAAGGACGCCTGGGGCGGCGTGCTGGGCGTGACCAAAGGCCTGTACGCCAAGCATGGCGACCGGCTGCTGGACACGCCGCTGTCGGAGTCGGCCTATGTCGGCGCGGCCATCGGCGCTGCGGCCTGCGGCATGCGCCCGATCGCCGAGCTGATGTTTATCGACTTCATGGGCGTGTGCTTCGACCAGATCTTCAACCAGGCCGCCAAGTTCCGCTACATGTTCGGCGGCAAGGCCGAGACGCCGGTGGTGATCCGCGCGATGGTCGGCGCGGGTTTTCGCGCAGCCGCGCAGCACAGCCAGATGCTGACGCCGCTGTTCACGCATATCCCCGGGCTGAAGGTGGTGTGCCCGTCTACCCCGTATGACACCAAGGGCCTGCTGATCCAGGCGATCCGCGACAACGACCCGGTGATCTTCTGCGAGCACAAGAACCTGTACGGGCTGGAGGGCGAGGTGCCAGAAGGCGCCTATGCGATCCCGTTCGGCGAGGCCAATATCGTGCGCGACGGCAAGGACGTGTCGATCGTCACCTATGGGCTGATGGTGCATCGCTCGCTGGAAGCGGCCGCCGCGCTGGCGAAGGAGGGCATCGAGGCGGAAGTGATCGACCTGCGTACGCTTTCGCCGCTGGACATGGACACCGTGCTGGAATCGGTCGAGAACACCGGCCGCCTGGTGGTCGTGGACGAGGCCAGCCCGCGCTGCAATATCGCCACCGATATCTCCGCGCAGGTCGCCCAGCAGGCTTTCGGCGCGCTCAAGGCCGGCATCGAGATGGTGTGCCCGCCGCATACGCCGGTGCCGTTCTCGCCCACGCTGGAAGACCTGTACATCCCCAGCGCCGCGCAGATCGCTGATGCCGCGCGCAAGACCATCAAGGGAGGCAAGCACTGA
- a CDS encoding dihydrolipoyllysine acetyltransferase (K00627: DLAT, aceF, pdhC; pyruvate dehydrogenase E2 component (dihydrolipoamide acetyltransferase) [EC:2.3.1.12]) — protein sequence MATAFTPTITPIVMPKWGLSMKEGTVNAWLVDEGTEIAVGMPILDVETDKIANAVEAPDAGTLRRKVAQAGDVLPVKALLGVLAPVEVSDADIDAYVAAYETPEDDGGEEDAASAYQFAEVDGIRIRYARKGSGAETVLFIHGFGGDLDNWLFNLDPLADAYTVVALDLPGHGQSSPRLAGTTLAQMAGFVARFMDETGIEAAHVVGHSMGGGVAAQLAVDAPQRVLSVALVSPVGFGDTVNSSYTEGFVNAQSRRDLKPVVELLFADAGLVSRQMLDDLLRYKRLDGVSEALTALGQGLFGGGRQTEQPGQRLAGSGKRVLVVWGGQDRIIPAEHAESAPPDATVKVFADAGHMSQMEKANEFNALLRQHLAG from the coding sequence ATGGCAACCGCTTTTACTCCCACTATTACCCCGATCGTGATGCCCAAGTGGGGCCTGTCGATGAAGGAAGGCACGGTCAATGCCTGGCTCGTCGACGAGGGCACCGAGATTGCCGTGGGCATGCCGATCCTCGACGTGGAAACCGACAAGATCGCCAATGCGGTGGAGGCGCCCGATGCCGGCACGCTGCGCCGCAAGGTGGCGCAGGCCGGCGACGTGCTGCCGGTCAAGGCGCTGCTGGGCGTGCTTGCGCCTGTGGAGGTGAGCGATGCGGATATCGATGCGTATGTCGCGGCTTATGAAACGCCGGAGGACGACGGCGGCGAGGAAGATGCCGCCTCTGCCTACCAGTTTGCCGAGGTGGACGGCATCCGCATCCGCTATGCCCGCAAGGGCAGCGGCGCCGAGACCGTGCTCTTCATCCATGGCTTTGGCGGTGACCTGGACAACTGGCTGTTCAACCTCGACCCGCTCGCCGACGCGTACACCGTCGTGGCGCTGGACCTGCCCGGACACGGGCAGTCGTCGCCGCGGCTCGCGGGCACGACGCTGGCGCAGATGGCCGGCTTTGTAGCGCGCTTTATGGATGAGACCGGCATCGAGGCAGCGCACGTGGTCGGTCATTCGATGGGCGGCGGCGTTGCCGCGCAGCTGGCGGTGGATGCGCCGCAGCGGGTACTGTCGGTGGCGCTGGTCTCGCCGGTGGGTTTTGGCGATACCGTCAACAGCAGTTATACCGAGGGCTTCGTCAATGCGCAGTCGCGCCGCGACCTCAAGCCCGTGGTCGAACTGCTGTTTGCCGACGCCGGGCTGGTCAGCCGCCAGATGCTCGACGACCTGCTGCGCTACAAGCGGCTGGACGGTGTCAGCGAGGCGTTGACGGCGCTGGGGCAGGGCCTGTTCGGCGGCGGTCGCCAGACCGAGCAGCCCGGCCAGCGGCTGGCCGGCAGCGGCAAGCGCGTGCTGGTGGTGTGGGGCGGGCAGGACCGGATCATCCCGGCCGAGCACGCCGAGAGCGCGCCGCCGGATGCGACCGTCAAGGTCTTTGCCGACGCGGGCCATATGAGCCAGATGGAAAAGGCGAACGAGTTCAATGCGCTGCTCAGGCAGCACCTGGCGGGCTGA
- a CDS encoding alkylhydroperoxidase codes for MTTELKTRLTQINQQFAALGKAQPGAMSAFQGLMKSATQDGSLSAAIKELIAVALAVQKGCDDCVLFHTSQALRHGATREQLAEVLAINIEMGGGPGAMYGSKALAYFDALNA; via the coding sequence ATGACGACAGAACTGAAGACGCGACTGACGCAGATCAACCAGCAATTCGCCGCGCTTGGCAAGGCCCAGCCCGGCGCCATGAGCGCCTTCCAGGGGCTGATGAAGTCCGCTACCCAGGATGGCAGTTTGTCCGCTGCCATCAAGGAGCTGATCGCCGTCGCGCTGGCCGTGCAGAAGGGCTGCGACGACTGCGTGCTGTTCCACACCAGCCAGGCGCTGCGCCATGGCGCCACGCGCGAGCAGCTCGCCGAAGTGCTGGCCATCAATATCGAGATGGGCGGCGGGCCCGGCGCCATGTACGGTTCGAAGGCGCTGGCTTATTTCGATGCACTTAACGCCTAG
- a CDS encoding peroxiredoxin (K07397: yhfA; putative redox protein), with translation MTIQATWQPSQGNTICHLTNGTAKWQADLDASAGGGIQYPNPHDLLDSALAACTTLTLQLYAKRKGYAVSGIHVCVGHEEANGTYTMKREVRVTGELSPEVLDDLLRVANRCPVHKTLSGQLSIQTSIA, from the coding sequence ATGACTATCCAAGCGACATGGCAGCCGAGCCAGGGCAATACCATCTGCCACCTGACCAATGGCACCGCCAAATGGCAGGCCGACCTGGACGCCTCCGCAGGCGGCGGCATCCAATACCCGAACCCACATGACCTGCTGGATTCGGCGCTGGCGGCCTGCACCACGCTAACCCTGCAACTCTATGCCAAACGCAAGGGCTACGCCGTCAGCGGAATCCACGTCTGCGTCGGCCACGAAGAGGCGAACGGCACCTATACGATGAAGCGAGAGGTAAGGGTGACTGGCGAACTGTCTCCCGAAGTCCTGGACGACCTGCTGCGCGTGGCCAACCGATGCCCGGTCCACAAGACCCTGTCCGGACAACTCTCGATCCAGACCTCGATTGCCTGA